The sequence ACCGAGGAGATCCACTCCCCACCCGACTTGATCACGTCCTTGGCGCGGTCGGTGAGGGTGATGTAGCCGTCCGGCGAGAGGGTGCCCACGTCACCGGTACGCAGCCAGCCGTCGCGGAACTTCTCCTCGTCCGGGTTGTCGTCGCCGACGTACCGTGCGGTCACCCACGGGCCCCGGACCTCCAGCTCGCCGACGGACGTCCCGTCGGCGGGCAGCGGCTCGCCCAGCGGGCCGACGATCCGCGCGGCCACCCCGGCCGGCACCCGGCCCTGGGTGTAGCGGTAGCGCCAGGCGTCGTCGCCGGCGGCGCCGGCCGGCGGCCGGGACACCGAGCCCAGCGGGGACATCTCGGTCATCCCCAGGCGTGGATGACCTCGATGCCGTGCCGCTCGGCGAACGCGTGCATCAGCGCGGGCGGGCAGGCCGAACCGCCGACGATCACCTCCGTCAGCGAAGACGTGTCCACGTCGTGGTTGTCCAGGTAGGAGAGCAGGTCGTTCCAGATGGTCGGCACGGCGCCGGCCAGGGTGGGCCGCTCCGCGGCGATCATCTCGGCGATCGGCGCGGCCTGGAGGAACCGGTCCGGCATGATCAGCGACGCGCCGGAGAGGAAGGCCGCGTACGGCAGGCCCCACGACATCGCGTGGAACATCGGCACGATGGCCAACTCCCGGTCGACCGGACCGAGGCCGAAGCCCTCCGGCATGCAGACCTGCAACGAGTGCAGGTAGATCGAGCGGTGCGAGTAGGCCACGCCCTTGGGGTTGCCGGTGGTGCCGGAGGTGTAGCAGAGGGCGGCGGCGTCCCGCTCGTCCACCTCGGGCCACTGGTAGCTGTCGGGGCGGCCGGCCAGCAGCTCGTCCCAGTGGTGCACGGTGATCCGGTCGCCGGCCGCCGCGACCAGCGGGGCGGGGTCGCCGCCGCCGACCACCACCACGTGCCGCACGGTGGTCATCTCGCCGAGCACCCGGCCAGCAGCGGGATCAGCGTCGAGTCGACCAGCACCACCCGGTCCTCGCGTGGTTGGCGATGTAGCGACCTGGTCCGGAAGAGCCGGATGTTCAGGGTGTGCAGCACCGCGCCCATGCTGGGCACGGCGAAGTACGCCACCAGGTGCTCGTTGTTGTTCCACATGAAGGTGGCGACCCGTTCGTCGCCGGTCACCCCGCACTCGTCGCGCAGGGCGTGGGCCAGCCGGGCGGCGGCGCGGCCCACCTCGGCGTACGACATCCGGCGGGCTCGCCGCCGGTCCACGTGACGACCTCGCCGTGCCGTGCACGGTGTGCGTGTTCGAGGATCCGGGAGACCTGGAGGGGGCGTCCATCATCGTGCTACGCATGAGTAACAAGCTAGTGTCGCCGGTCACAGGTTGGGAACCCCGGAACGCCGGAGGCGCCGCGGGAAGCTGCGTAAATTGGCCGGGTGAGCATCTCGTGGGCCGATTCGTACGTGGGCAGCTGCGGGCCCTGGCCGGTGACCGGACGCTGATGTTCGTCGGGGCCCGTGCCGTGGTCCGCGACAACGCGGCCGGGTGCTGCTGATCCAGCGCTCCGACAACGGCCACTGGGCCCTGCCGGCGGGCGCGATGGAGCTGGGCGAGTCGGTCGCCGACTGCGCCGTCCGCGAGGTCCGCGAGGAGACCGGGCTGCGCGCGCTGCGGGTCGGCGCGTTCGCCCTCTACACCGGGCCGGACCGCACCCACACCAACATGTACGCCACACCTACCAGATCTTCACCACCGCGTTCCGGGTCGAGGACTGGACGGCGACCTGGCCGGGTCACCGACGAGACGACCGACGCCGATTTTCCCCCGCGACGCGTTCCCTCGCGCTCTCGCTCGGTCCCGGAGACCTCGCCGACCTGGACGTCTTCGAGCAGACCAACCGCCTGATCCTCAAGTAGCGCGGACCCCGGGCGGCCTGCGATCGCCCGGGGCCCGCGTACGGAGTGTGGTCTACGGAGCCGGGATCACCCCGACGTCGACGACCACGGTGCCGCCGTCGGTCACCTCGATCACCGTGCTGTCCGCGTACGGAGCGTTGTACGGGGCGGTGGGCACGGACGTGACGTCGGAGTCGGTGGCGTCGTCGCCCACGTTCGGCGTGGTCACCTGCCAGCCGTAGCGCAGGTTCACGCGCACCACGTACCGCCCCGGCGGCACCGCGCGCGCGTACGCGCCCACGTACGGGTACGCACGGAGTTCGGTGGTCGCCGCACCTTCGGGA comes from Micromonospora purpureochromogenes and encodes:
- a CDS encoding SdrD B-like domain-containing protein, encoding DLNPANNSRQAVTSYRPQGTIEGTVWYDEDRDGQRDAGEPLGGYGEATYNVEFLPEGAATTELRAYPYVGAYARAVPPGRYVVRVNLRYGWQVTTPNVGDDATDSDVTSVPTAPYNAPYADSTVIEVTDGGTVVVDVGVIPAP